Proteins co-encoded in one Myxococcus xanthus genomic window:
- a CDS encoding patatin-like phospholipase family protein — translation MPHRVLAMDGTSISGGEGYVTAGLLKSLKETLTSRGGGQSLLNDVELFSGTSAGSFNAAFFATYENPDDAFPKILDFWGEVVQMNRKAVSLGRTAMALTGNAALLDSSYMRDFFCSYFGATLRLGDLKRKVALPSFQLDGHRKSLRTWKAKIFHNTGPDNDSDHNELVVDVLMRSGSPPLSYPVYQGIREQGSGYVDGGIFANNPSLVALAQIINNITRKSRTEKVETLETEPPDLTNILMMSVGNGCMSSYLTPHFCKGVANWGFSKWLLDFHDPMVLVKMMLEAGSDAADYQCRMILRKKYFRLNPVVDQTLSAANLKQVESTVQSLLSTQSTVSQLNRAQTWLGKSGWVSDAAKAA, via the coding sequence ATGCCGCACCGAGTCCTTGCAATGGATGGTACGTCTATTTCCGGCGGTGAAGGGTATGTCACCGCGGGCTTGCTCAAGTCGTTGAAGGAGACGCTGACCAGCCGCGGAGGCGGGCAGAGCCTGCTGAACGACGTGGAGCTGTTCTCCGGCACGTCCGCGGGCTCCTTCAACGCCGCGTTCTTCGCCACCTACGAGAACCCCGATGACGCCTTCCCCAAGATCCTCGACTTCTGGGGTGAGGTCGTCCAGATGAACCGCAAGGCGGTGTCGCTGGGGCGGACCGCCATGGCGCTGACGGGCAACGCCGCGCTGCTCGACTCCAGCTACATGCGCGACTTCTTCTGCAGCTACTTCGGCGCCACGTTGCGCCTGGGAGACCTGAAGCGGAAGGTGGCGCTGCCGTCCTTCCAGCTCGACGGCCACCGCAAGTCGCTGCGGACCTGGAAGGCGAAGATCTTCCACAACACCGGTCCGGACAACGACTCCGACCACAACGAGCTGGTGGTGGACGTGCTGATGCGCAGCGGTTCGCCTCCGCTCTCCTATCCCGTCTACCAGGGCATCCGGGAGCAGGGCAGCGGCTACGTCGACGGCGGCATCTTCGCCAACAACCCGTCGCTGGTGGCGCTGGCGCAGATCATCAACAACATCACCCGCAAGAGCCGCACGGAGAAGGTGGAGACGCTGGAGACGGAGCCGCCCGACCTGACGAACATCCTGATGATGTCGGTGGGCAACGGCTGCATGTCGTCGTACCTCACGCCGCACTTCTGTAAGGGCGTGGCCAACTGGGGCTTCTCCAAGTGGCTGCTGGACTTCCACGACCCCATGGTGCTCGTGAAGATGATGCTGGAGGCCGGCTCGGACGCGGCGGACTACCAGTGCCGCATGATTCTGCGGAAGAAGTACTTCCGGCTGAATCCCGTGGTGGACCAGACGCTCTCCGCGGCGAACCTCAAGCAGGTGGAGTCCACCGTCCAGAGCCTGCTGAGCACCCAGTCCACCGTCTCGCAGCTCAACCGTGCGCAGACGTGGCTCGGGAAGTCGGGCTGGGTGTCTGACGCGGCCAAGGCGGCCTAG
- a CDS encoding type I polyketide synthase → MSNEENALSMESMTPLQRAALAIKTLRARVDGLERARSEPIAVIGMGCRFPGGANDPRAYWELLRGGVDAVSTVPPDRWDVDAYYAADPDAGWKMVVREGGFLNQPIAGFDSEFFGLSPREANYVDPQQRLMLEVSWEALEDAGIAPGSLVGSDTGVYVGFLSSDYGRVPFNAVQTRDLPYMGTGNELSFSAGRVSYVLGLQGPSMVVATACSSALVSAHLACQALRQGECSLALAGGVNVILRPDNNIVLSKMRALAPDGRSKTFDASANGYGRGEGCGVLVLKRLSDAQRDKDRILAVIRGSAVNHDGLSGGLTVPNGPAQEKLLRKALESASLAPADVNYIEAHGTGTPLGDPIELRALDAVLRHGRGADAPLLVGSAKTNLGHLESAAGAAGMIKVVLSLGQDEIPPHLHFRTPNPAVDWQQLQIAIPTQVTPWPKGDKPRVAGVSGFGLSGVNAHVLIEEAPPAPARTPDATPRPMHVLTLSARSPQALNELAQRHAQALGGPGLASQSLEDICFTANTGRDAFRHRLAVLGSSQEAMQAQLTSFLSGQTSSSVLRGKADGAPRLAFLFTGQGAQWLGMGEELFRTEPTFRETLLRCDAVLKPLMGQSLIDLLHPAERDAQARARLDETGFTQPALFALEYALAQVWMQWGLRPDYVMGHSVGEFVAACVAGVFTLEEGLELIATRARLMQSLPAGGTMAAVSADAAEVEALLSRYDGQVSIAALNGPRNVVISGREAAVNECVAELTRKGKRGTMLRVSHAFHSALMDPILDAFSKAVAKVKLQPPSIPLISNLSGHEAGKEILTPGYWVQHLREPVMFARGMQTLEQAGVKAFLEVGPKPTLVTMGQSCITQEDTLWVGSLRPERSDWQQMLEGLAALHVAGVPVDWRGVDQGRERHKVALPVYPFQRRNHWMDLNGSTWDIPGVSTAPEAGATRGHPLLGHPHASPSQVRQFESSVGAAKPAFLKDHGVYGQILMPGAAYVEMGLAAGASLFGAVGGTVDEITFSQALFLPEEGARRVHLLYSPEGERAGRFEIHSQEERTGEGEPAWILHAHGKLSATTAAPAERVDVERLRASLTREVPVEGYYAKLGQAGLAYGPSFRGIQALWRGENAVLGRLALSGSAAADAGQYQLQPALLDACFQMVGAVLDEEGDAAYLPVGVGKVQVQRGGLGEVWAHATLARSDDPKGPGYVCDIQLLTADGERVATVEKLLLRRITREGLLGAKSKRYQNWLYELEWQARPLEAPAAGAEAAHAGTQCLILADAAGLGARLAERLTQQGWHVVTVPAGARATVDGRDSALALLGQLRPEALQGPLHVIDLWSLDGGGDDVPAQALGHGTRVLVLAQALVEAKGKSTSLWLVTRGAQATSEKERITHLGSSVLWGLGKSITREHPDLHCRRVDLDASASEHEVAQLHAELLGGSGEDELSLRGTTRRVPRLVRSRKLRGASGEAALKPDASYLVTGGLGGLGLIVAERLAERGARHLVLMGRREPGPEARTRLDALEQRGVTIHCVQGDVAVAADVERVLAGLSGRVPPLRGVIHSAGVIDDGLFVQMTPERLAKAFAPKVSGGWNLHRALQGTALDFFVVFSSAASLIGSAGQANYVAANAFLDALARSRQADGLPALSLNWGAWAEVGAAAEEQIRRRMEQLGFGVIPPEDGLQVFEQSLGLSGQLGVLPVDWAVLGRRGRSPLFEAFIEKASPAASEGIRQRLERLEPKERRGALRAHVGELVNGVLGRPTTEPLDPNQGFFEFGMDSLMSVELRNVLQRSLGTSLPATVAFDNPTVNGLVDYLAAEVLGLKEEAAAPVEEAPEDAELESLLADVDSLDDDTVQAMLRRGR, encoded by the coding sequence ATGTCCAACGAGGAGAATGCTCTCTCGATGGAGTCGATGACGCCCTTGCAACGGGCGGCATTGGCCATCAAGACCCTCCGGGCGCGCGTGGATGGATTGGAGCGCGCGCGCTCGGAGCCCATCGCCGTCATCGGCATGGGGTGCAGGTTCCCCGGCGGCGCGAACGACCCGCGCGCCTATTGGGAGCTGCTGCGCGGCGGCGTGGATGCCGTGAGCACGGTTCCGCCGGACCGCTGGGACGTGGACGCGTACTACGCGGCGGACCCGGACGCGGGCTGGAAGATGGTGGTCCGTGAGGGTGGGTTCCTCAACCAACCCATCGCCGGCTTCGACAGTGAGTTCTTTGGCCTGTCGCCGCGCGAGGCGAACTACGTCGACCCGCAGCAGCGCTTGATGCTGGAGGTGTCGTGGGAGGCCCTGGAGGACGCCGGAATCGCCCCGGGCTCCCTGGTGGGCAGCGACACGGGCGTCTATGTCGGCTTCCTGAGCAGTGACTACGGGCGCGTTCCCTTCAACGCGGTGCAGACACGGGACCTGCCGTACATGGGGACCGGGAACGAGCTGAGCTTCTCCGCGGGACGTGTGTCCTACGTCCTGGGCCTCCAGGGGCCGTCCATGGTGGTCGCGACCGCGTGCTCCTCGGCGCTCGTCTCCGCCCACCTGGCCTGCCAGGCGCTGCGGCAGGGGGAGTGTTCGCTGGCGCTCGCGGGCGGGGTGAACGTGATTCTCCGGCCGGACAACAACATCGTCCTGTCGAAGATGCGGGCGCTGGCGCCGGATGGGCGCTCGAAGACGTTCGATGCATCCGCCAATGGCTACGGGCGCGGCGAAGGGTGCGGCGTCCTGGTGCTCAAGCGGCTCTCGGATGCGCAGCGGGACAAGGACCGCATCCTCGCCGTCATCCGTGGCTCCGCGGTGAACCATGACGGGCTCAGCGGCGGCCTGACGGTCCCCAACGGACCCGCGCAGGAGAAGCTGCTGCGCAAGGCGCTGGAGTCGGCGAGCCTGGCCCCAGCGGACGTGAACTACATCGAAGCCCATGGCACGGGGACGCCGCTGGGCGACCCGATTGAGCTGCGGGCGCTGGACGCGGTGCTCCGGCATGGGCGCGGCGCGGACGCACCGTTGCTCGTCGGCTCCGCGAAGACGAACCTCGGACACCTGGAGTCCGCCGCGGGTGCCGCGGGGATGATCAAGGTCGTGCTGTCACTGGGACAGGACGAGATTCCTCCGCACCTGCACTTCCGTACGCCCAACCCGGCCGTGGACTGGCAGCAGTTGCAGATCGCCATCCCCACGCAGGTGACGCCGTGGCCCAAGGGCGACAAGCCCCGCGTGGCCGGTGTCAGCGGCTTCGGGCTCAGTGGCGTCAACGCGCATGTCCTCATCGAGGAAGCTCCGCCCGCGCCTGCCCGGACGCCGGATGCGACGCCGCGGCCGATGCACGTCCTGACGCTGTCCGCGCGCAGTCCCCAGGCGCTGAACGAGCTGGCGCAGCGGCATGCGCAGGCGCTCGGCGGCCCGGGGCTCGCGTCACAGTCGCTGGAGGACATCTGCTTCACCGCGAACACCGGGCGGGACGCCTTCCGTCACCGGCTCGCGGTGCTGGGGAGCTCACAGGAGGCCATGCAGGCGCAGTTGACGTCCTTCCTGTCCGGGCAGACGTCATCGTCGGTGCTGCGCGGGAAGGCGGACGGGGCGCCCCGGCTGGCCTTCCTGTTCACCGGGCAGGGCGCGCAGTGGTTGGGCATGGGGGAGGAGCTCTTCCGCACCGAGCCCACCTTCCGCGAGACGCTCCTGCGTTGCGACGCGGTGCTGAAGCCGTTGATGGGCCAGTCGCTCATCGACCTGCTGCACCCCGCCGAGCGGGACGCGCAGGCGCGAGCCCGGCTGGACGAGACGGGCTTCACCCAGCCCGCGTTGTTCGCGCTCGAGTACGCCCTGGCGCAGGTGTGGATGCAGTGGGGCCTCCGCCCGGACTACGTGATGGGGCACTCCGTGGGTGAGTTCGTGGCGGCCTGCGTGGCCGGCGTCTTCACCCTGGAAGAAGGACTGGAGCTCATCGCCACGCGCGCCCGGCTGATGCAGTCCCTGCCTGCGGGCGGGACGATGGCCGCCGTGTCCGCGGATGCCGCGGAGGTGGAGGCGCTGCTCTCCCGGTATGACGGGCAGGTGTCCATCGCGGCCCTCAATGGTCCCCGCAACGTGGTGATTTCGGGGCGCGAGGCCGCCGTCAATGAATGCGTGGCCGAGCTGACGCGGAAGGGCAAGCGCGGCACGATGCTGCGCGTCTCGCACGCGTTCCACTCCGCGCTGATGGACCCCATCCTCGACGCGTTCTCCAAGGCCGTGGCGAAGGTGAAGCTCCAGCCCCCGTCCATCCCGCTGATTTCGAACCTGAGCGGGCACGAGGCGGGGAAGGAAATCCTGACGCCTGGGTACTGGGTGCAGCATCTTCGTGAGCCGGTGATGTTCGCCCGGGGCATGCAGACGCTGGAGCAGGCCGGTGTGAAGGCCTTCCTGGAGGTCGGCCCGAAGCCCACGCTGGTGACCATGGGCCAGTCCTGCATCACGCAGGAGGACACGCTCTGGGTGGGCAGCTTGAGGCCGGAGCGCTCGGACTGGCAGCAGATGCTGGAGGGGCTCGCGGCCCTTCACGTCGCGGGCGTGCCCGTGGACTGGCGGGGCGTGGACCAGGGGCGCGAGCGCCACAAGGTCGCGTTGCCCGTCTATCCCTTCCAGCGGCGCAATCACTGGATGGACCTCAACGGGTCCACCTGGGACATCCCGGGCGTGAGCACCGCGCCGGAGGCAGGGGCCACGCGAGGACATCCCCTCTTGGGCCATCCGCACGCGTCGCCTTCACAGGTGCGGCAGTTCGAGTCCTCCGTGGGCGCCGCGAAGCCCGCCTTCCTGAAGGACCATGGCGTCTACGGACAGATATTGATGCCGGGAGCGGCCTACGTGGAGATGGGGCTCGCCGCGGGAGCTTCGCTCTTCGGTGCGGTGGGCGGGACGGTGGACGAAATCACCTTCTCGCAGGCCCTCTTCCTCCCCGAGGAAGGGGCGCGCCGGGTGCACCTGCTCTACTCGCCGGAAGGCGAGCGCGCCGGGCGCTTCGAAATCCACAGCCAGGAGGAGCGCACGGGAGAGGGTGAGCCCGCGTGGATCCTCCATGCCCACGGAAAGCTCTCCGCGACGACGGCCGCGCCAGCAGAGCGCGTCGACGTGGAGCGTCTGCGGGCCTCGCTGACTCGCGAGGTGCCGGTGGAGGGCTACTACGCGAAGCTGGGGCAGGCGGGGCTCGCGTATGGCCCCAGCTTCCGAGGCATCCAGGCGCTCTGGCGGGGTGAGAACGCGGTGCTGGGGCGCCTGGCCCTGTCAGGCAGCGCTGCGGCGGACGCGGGGCAGTACCAGCTTCAGCCCGCGCTCCTGGATGCGTGCTTCCAGATGGTGGGCGCCGTGCTCGACGAGGAAGGGGATGCCGCCTACCTCCCCGTGGGTGTCGGCAAGGTGCAGGTGCAGCGCGGCGGGCTGGGTGAGGTGTGGGCCCATGCGACCCTGGCGCGGAGCGATGACCCGAAGGGCCCGGGCTACGTGTGCGACATCCAGTTGCTCACGGCGGATGGGGAGCGCGTGGCCACGGTGGAGAAGCTGCTGCTCCGGCGCATCACGCGGGAGGGACTCCTGGGCGCGAAGAGCAAGCGCTACCAGAACTGGCTGTACGAGCTGGAGTGGCAGGCCCGGCCGCTGGAGGCTCCAGCGGCAGGGGCGGAGGCGGCGCACGCCGGGACACAGTGCCTCATCCTCGCCGACGCGGCGGGGCTGGGCGCGCGCCTGGCCGAGCGACTGACGCAGCAAGGCTGGCACGTGGTGACGGTCCCTGCTGGAGCGCGAGCCACGGTCGATGGCCGCGATTCAGCGCTCGCGCTCCTGGGCCAGTTGCGCCCGGAGGCGCTGCAAGGGCCCCTGCATGTCATCGACCTGTGGAGCCTGGACGGTGGTGGGGACGACGTCCCCGCGCAGGCCCTTGGGCACGGCACGCGGGTGCTCGTGCTCGCCCAGGCGCTCGTCGAGGCCAAGGGAAAGAGCACCTCGCTCTGGTTGGTGACTCGCGGTGCCCAGGCGACCTCGGAGAAGGAGCGCATCACCCACCTGGGGAGTTCGGTCCTCTGGGGCCTGGGCAAGTCCATCACGCGCGAGCATCCGGACCTCCATTGCCGGCGTGTGGACCTGGATGCCAGTGCGTCCGAGCACGAAGTCGCGCAGCTTCATGCGGAGTTGCTCGGTGGCAGCGGCGAGGACGAGCTCTCGCTGAGAGGAACGACGCGCCGCGTGCCCCGGTTGGTGCGCAGCCGGAAGCTCCGTGGGGCGAGCGGCGAGGCCGCACTGAAGCCGGACGCGAGCTATCTCGTCACGGGAGGCCTTGGCGGACTGGGGCTCATCGTCGCGGAGCGGCTGGCGGAACGCGGAGCGCGCCACCTGGTCCTGATGGGGCGGCGTGAGCCGGGGCCCGAGGCGCGCACTCGACTGGATGCGCTGGAGCAGCGCGGCGTCACCATCCACTGCGTGCAGGGCGACGTGGCCGTGGCCGCTGACGTGGAGCGCGTCCTCGCCGGGCTGTCGGGACGCGTGCCGCCCCTGCGTGGCGTCATCCACTCCGCGGGCGTCATCGATGACGGCCTCTTCGTGCAGATGACGCCGGAGCGGCTGGCCAAGGCCTTCGCGCCCAAGGTCTCCGGTGGGTGGAACCTCCATCGTGCGTTGCAAGGCACGGCGCTGGACTTCTTCGTCGTGTTCTCCTCGGCGGCGTCGCTCATCGGATCGGCGGGACAGGCCAACTATGTGGCCGCGAACGCCTTCCTGGATGCGCTGGCCCGCTCCCGCCAGGCCGACGGGCTGCCCGCCCTGAGCCTCAACTGGGGCGCCTGGGCCGAGGTGGGCGCGGCCGCGGAGGAGCAGATCCGCCGCCGCATGGAGCAGTTGGGCTTCGGCGTGATTCCTCCGGAAGACGGCCTCCAGGTGTTCGAGCAGTCCCTGGGGCTGAGCGGTCAGCTCGGTGTTCTTCCCGTGGATTGGGCGGTGCTCGGGCGGCGCGGACGTTCGCCGCTGTTCGAGGCCTTCATCGAGAAGGCCAGCCCCGCGGCGAGCGAGGGGATTCGTCAGCGGCTGGAGCGGCTCGAGCCCAAGGAGCGGCGCGGTGCCTTGCGTGCGCACGTGGGCGAGCTGGTCAACGGCGTGCTGGGGCGTCCCACGACGGAGCCACTGGACCCGAACCAGGGCTTCTTCGAGTTCGGCATGGACTCGCTGATGTCCGTGGAGCTGCGCAACGTCCTGCAGCGGAGCCTGGGCACCTCGCTGCCCGCGACGGTGGCCTTCGACAACCCCACCGTCAACGGGCTGGTGGACTACCTGGCGGCCGAGGTCCTGGGCCTGAAGGAAGAGGCAGCCGCGCCCGTGGAGGAGGCTCCCGAGGACGCGGAGCTGGAGTCGCTCCTGGCGGACGTCGACAGCCTGGACGATGACACCGTCCAGGCCATGCTGCGTCGAGGCCGCTGA
- a CDS encoding ArsA family ATPase, whose translation MARIILVSGTGGSGKTTVAAATALAASRRGLRTLVLSFDLSRGLSAAMGVESPLFSGPRGVPVGVNDHLSFHEVDVGEELRRGWNGGQGGLAALVDGGPERVNAEEVAMTAEAAHVVMLLRLGEYLHEQQHDLVIVDCPSTRTALQLLNTVPAMSWYARQQQTPTQAGRKARLLAASLHGADASLEVRDRLNAVDALLHDPEVTTLRLVTTADTVAGQEAQRAYTYFSLLGLAVDCVVINRLAPEAADAGSDPMRAQQSHVEKLQRAFSSLLVLKVPHQAMEVVGEKPLEVFAEQLYQGEDPVRLTAPQPALGIRKDAVDAYSLEVRLPFVAKSDVELSRRGAEFVIQVGAVRRNVVLPRMIALLPTSGARMEGDRLIVSFQKERGV comes from the coding sequence ATGGCCAGGATCATTCTTGTCTCCGGTACCGGCGGTTCCGGGAAGACCACGGTGGCGGCCGCGACGGCGCTCGCGGCTTCCCGCCGGGGTCTCCGGACCCTCGTGCTTTCGTTCGACCTGTCCCGCGGCCTCAGCGCCGCCATGGGCGTCGAGAGTCCGCTCTTCTCCGGCCCCCGGGGCGTTCCCGTGGGCGTCAACGACCACCTGTCCTTCCACGAGGTGGACGTTGGCGAAGAGCTCCGCCGGGGATGGAACGGGGGCCAGGGTGGACTGGCCGCGCTCGTGGATGGCGGGCCGGAGCGCGTGAACGCGGAGGAGGTGGCGATGACGGCCGAGGCGGCCCACGTCGTCATGCTCCTCCGGTTGGGCGAGTACCTCCACGAGCAGCAGCACGACCTCGTCATCGTGGATTGCCCGTCCACCCGCACGGCCCTGCAGTTGCTCAACACCGTGCCAGCGATGAGCTGGTACGCACGCCAGCAGCAGACCCCCACGCAGGCGGGGCGCAAGGCACGCCTGCTGGCGGCGAGCCTCCACGGCGCGGACGCGAGCCTGGAGGTTCGCGACCGGCTGAACGCCGTGGACGCGCTGCTGCACGACCCGGAGGTGACGACCCTCCGGCTGGTGACCACCGCGGACACGGTGGCCGGACAGGAGGCTCAGCGGGCGTACACGTACTTCAGCCTGCTCGGCCTGGCGGTGGACTGCGTCGTCATCAACCGACTCGCACCGGAAGCCGCCGACGCCGGCTCCGACCCGATGCGGGCGCAGCAGTCACACGTGGAGAAGCTCCAGCGCGCCTTTTCGTCGCTGCTGGTGTTGAAGGTCCCGCACCAGGCCATGGAGGTGGTGGGGGAGAAGCCGCTGGAGGTCTTCGCGGAGCAGCTCTACCAGGGCGAGGACCCCGTCCGTCTCACGGCCCCGCAGCCTGCCCTGGGCATCCGCAAGGACGCAGTGGATGCGTACTCGCTGGAGGTGCGGCTCCCCTTCGTGGCGAAGAGCGATGTCGAGCTCTCCCGCCGCGGCGCGGAGTTCGTCATCCAGGTCGGGGCCGTCCGGCGCAACGTCGTGTTGCCTCGGATGATTGCACTCCTCCCGACGTCGGGCGCCCGCATGGAGGGTGACCGGCTGATCGTGAGTTTCCAGAAAGAAAGAGGTGTTTGA